CAGATCATGGGcaccgcgctctgcgcgaaaatcgattttcgcgaaatcaGCCAATAAGGGCCGGGAACGCCggaggcaaggtggggcgcgccgccgagcggTCCCCGCGAGATCCAGGATTTCTCACTCGTGCTGCGGACGTAGCGATTaaactgtgtgtgtgtgtcccgAGTTCCCGAGCCGAGTGTAAGGAAGGGCGCAGGGACGAGAGTCATCCCGACCCGGAGGAGGCCAGCCAAGGAGAGGCGaagtggtgagacgagcgtcactCACactgtaaagccaccgatttcgcgggttGGGCGAGCCGCGAGGAAGCCGCGTATTTATCGCCATATCTTTCGGCGTGGTTACTGGAATCACGAGCTCGCGGATTCAACGGAGCCTCGTcgtctcgcccgatcgcgcccgtcCGCGTGATTTCGCTGCGTGCCGTGTGTCTCATAATCGTTtcgcgttgcgtgtgcgtcccgatccgcagccgagtcaattgtTGTTGCGTCCGGTCGTCGTGTCGCGGGTTATTCCCGCGCTGTATCTTGTCGCGTCGTAGAAGACTTTGTTCGTCAATGTTGTATAATTTGGTCGATCGCACTGTGACTGCGAGCCCTTCGGGGAGTATATTCGGATAATTATCGACGCGTTCGTTGTATCCCGCCGTACTGGCGAATCATTAGTAATCATCGCGCTTATCTTCGCGAGAATCGTTCGAGCACGGGAgaacacgagtccgtcgcatgtcgcgcgggctcggagttGCGATCCGTCCCGTTCGCCCTTGGCGAGGTCACCCTGACGGAAGTCGGCGTCCTCCAACGACGCCGAGTCCAGCGTAAGACAAGTCGGAGAGTTCCCGCGTACGCATCATAGCCCGCTCGTTCAACATACCGTTCTCGCAAAATTTGATATCCAGCGGACACCCGCTgataacgcgcgcgagccaccaccgctccgcagagtcgtccatttctgtatttattacgatcaaatacaattgttatttttatttgttacatctGTGTCGTACAagtaattctctcgccttcccgattccatccgcccgcaccgaacctccccctctgccatttgagggctgagcagctggatctcggagccgctaacgTCCCGGTCGCCTAACGTGCGCCCGTCTCTCCCGAAAGTCGAGTATCCTCACATTTGTTTGCGAGTAGGTGAAtacagagtggtacgcttaacgtacctggcgcccaacttagAGTAACGTCGGAAAACCTCGCGAGGAtagtcgccccgacacccgggcggctcagggccgcgaccagggacggaggcgaagttggccgtcgctcgtgaGCGGCGGTTACAGTACAtagctattatttttatgattttcatTGTCTTGCTTTATTTCTAATGAAGTTGATGGTGTAAAACGAAGAAATTCTTGCCACATCCAACTACACCCTTCAAACAGGTTAGAACTGTCGTAAACTCTCTCTGCATCGGTGTgttctacatttttttcttcatgtacTGGTTCATTAGTAgtatcattattttcaatttgttgAACAAATTCCAATAAAATAGCGTCATCTTCATCTGTCATTAATTCTTGTATggctattttaaaaagtatagaaaattataaatattatatttctatcagattctgtttttatttttttattttttttacttaccaCGACGTTCGTTGTATCTGGTCACTATATTGTGAACATATTCAGTATTTTGTAAACCGCGTTGCACAATTTCGTTGTAaacaatattaagaatatcaCTATCATCAGTAAATAAACCTCTATTATAACACTTTATAATGATACGTAAACCGAAGCGACTTattacccagcaaacacacaTTCATAACACtactataacaattatatatttaaaaatactagaATATAATAGGTTATATAACATGGTTGCAACATGTTACGTTCTTGTTAGtaataatttcccactcaaggGTATAAccgatattatataatcattatatttttccgTATATAATCGTTATACTGtcgttatataaattatattattgttttattgtaattatatgtgttatctaaatgttatatttttgttacattactacagtataaatattataaaattaagtgtatttaatattatataaatgttacatatctattatagtaatattatgtattttttaatattatttaattacattaaggtatataaatgtatataacaaattttgaattttttagaatcagttaaatttatttattcatttataacgTTTATAAACTTTcataaactaaatattatattttagaatattataaaaaattataaactatataagatatataatataatcattgtttctttttcttaattattttcttgatcTACTGGTGCTGGAAGCTGTTGTAAATTAGACCTCTTCTCTTCCCGAGCAGCTCGCTGTTTAGCGAAACGAAACCATTCAGCTGCTGTTGCCTCAAATTCTGCTTCAGTTAAAGTAGAATAAGTGGAGCAAACagaatctgaaaaaaaaaattaattgtgtgATATTTAATAGAAGACATCGGACATAAGAatagttttgttaaaaaactgattattcattttttgcaagaaagtcaagatatttaaatcattGCTTATAAACTCGATCCTTTCTGTTTAATGATTTTTGCAAATACGAAAACAATCAtacaaatatgtgtaaatttaaatataatacggatacaaattatatattcaaatttaaatatatttgtaaaatgtttatcattattttccaGGCTTTAAACAAAGGTTTGATCGTTGAAGACtccaatttaacttttttaactcTGAATTTTACACTTTGGCAGAAAAGCATAAAGCATAAAGACAAAAGTCAATTATTGGTAGTAAAATAAACAACCACTGAAGTGCAACCAAGTGCATTTTCTCATTAGATTCCACTTTTCTGGTAAAATGATAATTCactaagaaaagaaaacaaacgGTGACAAATTTCCcttgttttcttttcattaaaaaattgtttctatatatatatatatatatataatataattttatatcataaagtTAGAAAAATGGGAGATTAATACAAGATTACTCATACAAGattcacataaaatataaaaaataatttatatcttctatcaaaatttgaaagatttacacacaaatataaaactcttactttttatcattttcatgAAGTGTAGATCACATACTCTGAAATTTGCTCTCACTCCCTTCCACGAGCAGTCCAAGGCACATTTATTAGTAAACACTCTTTCTAGAGTTCGATGAATTGTCAAGCGTGGTGTATTTCCtccaattttcattattatttttttctataaaacattaaatatattatattaatataaaatacatttttttttaaatataattacagtaaaatattaaatatagaaaataaaaataaagagaactataaaagaaaactgttaaatttaatattaaaattttccgattgtttttgaaaattaaaatttaaaacaataaagaaagttataaatgCACAGAATGTTATAAATGCTAAATAACAAAGTAtacagtataatataaatatacttacaAACTGTGATGTTGCTACTTCGTttggttttataaaattttcaaacattttaatgttatctaTATTCGATAATGGTAATAACTCCGTTATTACGTCAGCGTTATCATTATCAACAGCCTCTACTGGTCCTCTTAGTACCTCAAGATTTGTTAATCTGTGAGATATGTTTCGCAATTCACTTTTCACAGAAACCTCTGTTCTCAATATTTTATCCAATTTAtctgcaattaaaataaaaatataaacgtaaactataatacattatattcaCGCACTTAtagacaataaatatttggtATGGAAACGATTAATCAATTACCTTCAATACGTTGTAACATTTGGCATATATCATTTCCATGAGCAATATCAATAATTGgcacattttctaaattcaaGTCTAAAACGGGATTCATAGTAACTGTATCAGGTTGTTTCGAAATTATTTCCACAGGTTGGTCATcatctgtaaaatttaaatttaaaaaattttatttattagcttattaagtttaataaaattttaattaatttaaaataataaagtaaagtaaaataataaagaaataaaacaaaacattataTCTATTAGATAAGACTCTTAAGttctattttaaattccaAATTACGACCATTAAATTATCGTAATTACAACGAATATAGAGATATTcagaatctttttaaaatacactcAAATATTACTCTAACATGACATTATAAATGTACCGAGAATGCTCTGAGAATATATCCTGGTAACACAATCTAATATTTCAGATGTCCCGAAGAAGTGTGCAAAAAACAGTCCAAAATTGCAACAGAGGTgcataatatctattattgaATGAGTACTGACAGCAGACTGCTGCAATAGTACAGTAAGTATTCATTCAATAACAGATATTATGCACTTCTGTCGCAAGTTTAGATTTTTTCCGCACTTCTTCGGGATGTATCTGAACTATCAGATCGTGTTATCAGggtacagaaaatatttttataatattctctaTCTTCTCTAATATTCTctgaatattttcaaaatctacATGTTAAGatatatgcattaaaaaattacttgtttttaataatgcagCGCTATCCTCAATCCTCATCTCATTGTCAGATACACTTTCAGAATTCTTTGCAGTAGCCAATATTTTTGGCGGATTTATGATATTCGAATAAACTGGCATAGACGTAAGAAAAGTAGACTTATTAATAGctgtaaatacaaaatataacacATGTAATTAAACCAGATAGCCAAATCTGCGCAGACAAATTCTGAGCAGAGGCTgtagtaaatttataatcagaaaagcaataaaatttcacaCAAAAGCTACTTTATCATATGGTGTTGTCAAACTGTTGTCAGAAATGTGGCAGAGTCTAGCTGCACAGATAATGTGAACAGATTCGCAGCAGAAATCCTGCGCGTAAAGTCTGTGCGCATATTGGTAGCACATTTACTCAGCTTGCAGACTGCACAAtttctgctgccaatctgCTTACATTGCCTGTCAACAAGCTCTGTCGACAGAATGTgaaattttgatcaaatttgcTGCCAATTTGCATGCATGCTGCTAACATTTTGCTTGCTTGAAAGGGTCTggaatattgaatatataagtataaaaataattttaaatgtaaatttacttCGTTTTGCAtgctttataattttctttttggaaATTAGTTTTTGACTGTTTTCTTTGTTTTGGCTTG
Above is a window of Monomorium pharaonis isolate MP-MQ-018 chromosome 10, ASM1337386v2, whole genome shotgun sequence DNA encoding:
- the LOC118647705 gene encoding uncharacterized protein LOC118647705, which codes for MTDTRKMWAVVQFICDESFSEIPSNWIKPKPNTKNKATCWWPVTKNVSSLIEHRTEPNTQQWNSFDIKIIKYCSSLATARKAAANANYTTTEEDGQLLGRGQRKFRNNYLESNSEEEQETDDDEEEASQNKENSQKLISKKKIIKHAKRTINKSTFLTSMPVYSNIINPPKILATAKNSESVSDNEMRIEDSAALLKTNDDQPVEIISKQPDTVTMNPVLDLNLENVPIIDIAHGNDICQMLQRIEDKLDKILRTEVSVKSELRNISHRLTNLEVLRGPVEAVDNDNADVITELLPLSNIDNIKMFENFIKPNEVATSQFKKIIMKIGGNTPRLTIHRTLERVFTNKCALDCSWKGVRANFRVCDLHFMKMIKNSVCSTYSTLTEAEFEATAAEWFRFAKQRAAREEKRSNLQQLPAPVDQENN